The genome window CTTTATGAGAAATCTATAACAGCAATTTCTCATAGCACCTGGGGTAATGGAAGACAGCTGGAAAAGATGGTAGAACTGATGTTGGAAAATTGTCTTAGTAGATGGATCAAGGAAGCAGTTTGTTAAGATGTCCCTTTCAAATAACTAGAATTTTGGAAGGAGATTTTGTGTATTGGGAATTGCATAGTACACTAGTAGGAGTGTAACTGAAATGAATAGAATGGAGTGAAATGAGTAGAAAGGACTGAGGTGttaggagaagggaagaagacaATAGACTTGTAGGGATTATGAGTGAATAGTGCCAAACCGGAGTGACAAGTTCCAGAGCAGATGATTATCAGTGGCTGTGGTTCCTAAAAGGGTAGTGGGATGAGAAGATGAGGGGTAGGAAGGTAGATAGTCATTTCAGCTGGAATTGTTGAAGTGATACAGCAAGATCCAATAGGGATTGAATTGATCCTTTGATCTCAAAGTGGAGGAGGTAAGGTATTGGGATGATAGTGGATAAAGCTTTCCAGCCACATTGCTGTGCCTCTGCTTACTCTTGAAAAGGCAGAAGCATGAGTGAGCCAGGCTTGGGTATACTGCCTTTGTATACCCTTGTGTATGGGCTTGTCAGGCCAGTGCAGGTTGATGCAATGAACACCATAGCTGTTTGCCCGGAGGCGGCCTTGTACTGCCTTCAGCCATATTTTGCTTGGTAATGGGGAAGGAGGAGTTTAAAGAAACATAGTGGAGCTATTGTATGCTCTACCCATATAGCCAGTCTTAGTAAATTGGAGACTACTGTTATACAACATACATTAGGAACAAAATTGTCTTTCGCGTTAGCTTTGCATGGTATTTTCCTTACAGCCATGACCAACTATAGGTACAGAAAACAGTAGGAATGCTACAAATAATGCTTTGTAATGGATTTTAAAACTTTTGGCGCTCTTTGTTTCAGCAAAGAGTTATTGGtttggagaaattaattttttttagtattcttATCTTCATTAGCAACCACTCCTGTATAGGATCCTATATGGCATCTTTTATTCAAAGCAGTCTTGTGTTGTAGCAGATTTTCCCCTTATAAATAAGGATTTGAAGTACCTTTTTCAGTACTCTCTCCAGGAGGCTGTTGACCCTTGCTTGTCTGTTATGTAAAGCATCTGGTTTAGAAAGTGAAATATGGTGCATACTACCTGTAATATACCACTTCTCCTAAAAcactttggggtttttatgtggacaaaaggaacaaaaactcAATTACCCCACAATTTTGCATTAATGAGATGTTACCATATTTTGCTCTTGcaatttattacatttattttcctagtCACAGAATTCCAGCTACAATAACAATTAAACCAAGcaatttttaacaatatttttatttttctctgtaatgcTTGAAGAAGAAGAGTATGCATTTGTTGAAGTTGCTGGTATACATTAATCATCTTGCCAGGAAATTTGTTATATGACAAGTAGCACAATCCTGCACCTGTCAAAAGACTCTAGAAAATATATGCAGGCTTCAGGGATGTACTGTACGATAATTTATGTCTGAATGCTGAATATTTCTTTAATCTCATATAATGATTCTTCTCTAAACTAATCACTACCTTTATTCAGCAAGTTTTATCATTCCCACCTTAATTTACAGCCATATCTTTCTGTATGTAATACTTAAATTCGTGTTAGTATTTCTAAGATTTTACTTTCAGCCGCAGCTGCTGAAGTATTCATATAGCAATATTTTCTGTCCAACCCACTGTTCTCTTCTAGATTTTAGTTATGTTCATTTTCCCTATTTCTCTGTAAAACACCATATAGTTTTACAGTTCTTGTTTCTGGTCTTCTATTTTAAGTTCCAATTAAATATTACAGTTATgtccagtaatttttttttttatttacacagtCAAATGCTAAATCTGTGTAGTTTTCTAAATATTTGGGAGGGGTTAAACACTTGTCTAtaacaaaatacaaatgttacTGTTTGTGAGATATAGTCCAATATAACTTCTTTTGAGATGAAGTTTTTTACTGTTAACGTCAAGCTTCTTATAAGGACTTGTAGCATATTAATACAGCATTCTGAAGAAGCTGTTTTGTTATTTCTTGTTTATTGCTGTTATACTGCAACTTTGttatctttaataaaaataaaagtaggaAATGCTCTATTATACTGAAATCTATTTGTGTTTATTCCTAGACAGTGTTTTTGTGAAGAGATGGCTTCCAGCACTGGAAAGGAAAGGAGTGTGAATCCTGTGCTCAGAATAAGCCAACTTGATGCTCTTGAACTAAACAAAGCCCTGGAACAACTAGTGTGGTCCCAGTTTACCAGCTGTTTTCATGGATTTAAACCAGGGGTGTTAGCTCACTTTGAACCAgaagtaaaagcatttttatggCTTATATTATGGAGATTCACAATCTATTCCAAGAATGCAACCGTGGGACAGGCTATTCTGAATATTCAGTACAAGAATAACTTATCTCAGACAGAGAAATACCAGCCTCTGAGCAAGCACCAGAAGTTATGGTATCTTATTTTGACTGTTGGTGGAAGATGGCTGGAAGAAAGATGTTATGATTTATTTAGCAATCGTCAACTGCAGTCTTTCTGCAAAATTAAGCCTTATATTAACTTTGGATCTGGACTTCTTAAACTTTGCGGACTTctaaattttctgatttttcttcagaaaggaaCATTTGCAACGCTTACAGAACGCATTCTAGGAATTAGGTCAGTTTTTTGCAAGCCGCAAAGTGTTCGTCAGGTAGGATTTGAATACATGAATAGGGAGCTCTTATGGCATGGCTTTGCTGAATTTCTGATCTATCTGCTACCACTTATTAATGTACAGAAACTAAAACTTAAAATTTCTTCTTGGTGTTCGCCTATTGCAGGTCTTTCCAATAGTGAAAACACATTAGCAGCTCACGGCAAGGAATGTTCACTATGTGGGGAATGGCCTACCATGCCTCATACCATAGGCTGTTCACATATTTTTTGTTACTACTGTATTAAAAGTAACTACTTATTTGATATGTATTTTACATGTCCTAAATGTGGCTCAGAGGTACACAGTCTTCAGCCACTGAGATATAAAATTGAAATGACAGAATTGCATGCCTGATAGGGAGTTGATTTGGTTTTGTACTGTACATGAAATATTATGTTGCAGAGATTAATGGAAAAATTCAGAAACTATTGTAAACGGACAACTTAAAGATGCTTTTGGAGACTCTGTAATTTGTTGTAACATATGTCTTTActggtattatttttattttttttactgagtaACAGTGCCAGCTTGcctctgaaggaaagaaaagaaaggatttcaCCAACTCTTCTACTTTCTCAGGCTACTTGATCCTAGTTTGGTACCCCTGTGTTGTCAAGTCCGTCCTTAGATCCCGAGTCTTTCAGCCTGCCACTTCCTAACTGCATGCTATATACTTCCCTCAAAGATAGCAAAGAAGCCCAGTAACCTTTTATCCATTTTGTGGATTTTCTCAACCTTGTTTTAAAAGCTTCTGCCATTATTAACTTAGCTAGGAGATGGATTTAGTGGGAAAGCTATCCTTGTCGTGCCTGAAGAGTCATTttaaatttgtatatttttaaatttgatttccCAGTCAGATGTTCCACTGTGAAAAGGAAAGGCGTAAGATGAATTGTCATCTCAGAAGATTATTAATAGTTCTCGTCGTATTCAGCCACCATAACAGGACATACTCTTTCTCTAATTCAGAATTGCTCTCTTACTGATAGACCATAAGCTTTAAGTGATCTATCTGCTGGACAGACAGATACTCCATAGTTACCATGTGCCTACAGGAGATATAAGCACTTCCTGTGCAAATACGGTGCACCTTCTAGACCTTCATGAGATGTCCAGACTTATTTTCTCACTCAACTATATGTCTGTGATCTTCAATGATGTACATATGACCACCTCCCACTTCTTCCCTATAAAGCTGAGGGATGCAGTCCACTCATCATCCATTGGGATGTGGCAGCTGCCCAAGGTAATCCACATTCTTCTGAGTCAGAGGCACTGGAGAAAACTGTTTACTCACAAGATGCTGTCTTTGGGACTTGccactctttttttgtttggtgtggtCAAGGTGACTGCCAAACCTCGCTAACGACTCAAGACCACATAGAAAAAAGATCAAACGCATCTATGTGCATgtagacatattaaaaaaaataggtaacTCTTCCTGGTTTTTACTATTTGCTTTCTCTGTTGGTTTTCCAATGTATCAGTGTTTTTATTATTCCCTGTTTTAACACTTCATCCACTTATTCTCTGACCTGGTTTtataagatttattatttttttcaaaattgcagTCCTTTTTTAACAGAAAGTCTTACCCAGAAGTGTCTCATTAACCCAAAAATACAGTGCATCCGTTTTTGGCTCTTAAATAAAATTCTCAAAAACTTACACAGTTAAATTGAGTAAATCGCTTTATGGTGGCTGTGTTCTTGATTCACTATCATCAATAGTCAGTCCCAAAAATAGTATGGTAACAACTGATCCAACATCTTTGATCTACTTTTATGAAATGGTTTATTACATTCTTCAGTGTCTGATTAAAACAACCCACCAGCCTATTTGTTTGAAGATCTTAAATTCTAGGTTTTGATCTTTAGAGTGACACACAACGCTTTCATCTGATGCAATTAAATATAGTTAGCGGGCTCGTAAGTATCTTTGGGCAGCCCAAAACTTCATTAATTCTGCTACTGTTCTGTGAGTCAACAGACTTCAGAGCAACTGCTTGCAGATACTGCGCCGCAATATATTATTTGACATCAAATGTGTTTATCAGCAGCCTGCCAAATTTCTGTTATTTGCAGTTGCCTCTTGAACCAGCAGGTACAAATCTGTCTTTATTAGAAGTATCAAAACTGGCAAGTCTCTTGGAGAATATCCTGGAGTCACTTGCTGGTCCCGAAGTGAGTCCCTATGAA of Rissa tridactyla isolate bRisTri1 chromosome 2, bRisTri1.patW.cur.20221130, whole genome shotgun sequence contains these proteins:
- the PEX2 gene encoding peroxisome biogenesis factor 2 isoform X1, giving the protein MSRGIRPAFQCFCEEMASSTGKERSVNPVLRISQLDALELNKALEQLVWSQFTSCFHGFKPGVLAHFEPEVKAFLWLILWRFTIYSKNATVGQAILNIQYKNNLSQTEKYQPLSKHQKLWYLILTVGGRWLEERCYDLFSNRQLQSFCKIKPYINFGSGLLKLCGLLNFLIFLQKGTFATLTERILGIRSVFCKPQSVRQVGFEYMNRELLWHGFAEFLIYLLPLINVQKLKLKISSWCSPIAGLSNSENTLAAHGKECSLCGEWPTMPHTIGCSHIFCYYCIKSNYLFDMYFTCPKCGSEVHSLQPLRYKIEMTELHA
- the PEX2 gene encoding peroxisome biogenesis factor 2 isoform X2; this encodes MASSTGKERSVNPVLRISQLDALELNKALEQLVWSQFTSCFHGFKPGVLAHFEPEVKAFLWLILWRFTIYSKNATVGQAILNIQYKNNLSQTEKYQPLSKHQKLWYLILTVGGRWLEERCYDLFSNRQLQSFCKIKPYINFGSGLLKLCGLLNFLIFLQKGTFATLTERILGIRSVFCKPQSVRQVGFEYMNRELLWHGFAEFLIYLLPLINVQKLKLKISSWCSPIAGLSNSENTLAAHGKECSLCGEWPTMPHTIGCSHIFCYYCIKSNYLFDMYFTCPKCGSEVHSLQPLRYKIEMTELHA